In Mycolicibacterium alvei, a single window of DNA contains:
- a CDS encoding replicative DNA helicase yields the protein MAVVDDLGHPDSEMDGPPTGEDFGRQPPQDMAAEQAVLGGMLLSKDAIADVLERLRPGDFYRPAHQNVYDAILDLYGRGEPADAVTVAAELDRRSLLRRIGGAPYLHTLISTVPTAANAGFYAGIVAEKALLRRLVEAGTRVVQYGYAGADGADVADVVDRAQAEIYDVTERRASEDFVALEDLLQPTMDEIDAIASQGGISRGVPTGFTEFDEITNGLHPGQMIIIAARPGVGKSTLGLDFMRSCSIKHRMASVIFSLEMSKSEIVMRLLSAEAKIKLADMRSGRMSDDDWTKLARRMSEISEAPLYIDDSPNLTMMEIRAKGRRLAQKADLKLVVVDYMQLMSSGKKYESRQQEVSDFSRSLKLMAKELEVPVIAISQLNRGPEQRTDKRPQVSDLRESGCMTANTRILRADTGAEVTFGELMATGERPLVWSLDEHKNMVARPMTNVFPSGRKEVFTLRMASGREVEATANHPFLTLDGWVPLGELAVGDRLATPRRVPEPVQTERMHDSEVIMLAHMIGDGSCVKRQPIRYASVDQANLLEVEISALHFGVTAVRDEYPAAGVTTLRLPAPYRLTHGKRNPIGAWLDKLGLFGKRSYEKFVPKEVFALPNDQVALFLHHLWATDGSVRWDATAGQARIYYATTSRQLADDVTQLLLRVGVYARIKRAKKVGYRDCWHVLIYGGDNQHRFLAHVGVHGERGVKAREVLAHLEGATRNPNRDTVPKEVWQQVKSALVREGMTHRQFAAAMGSKFCGSAMWKHAPSRSRLHRAAAVLNDLELHHLALNDVFWDEIVEITSIGEHDVYDGTVPGTSNFVAQGITAHNSLEQDADMVLLLHRPDAIDREDPRGGEADIILGKHRNGPTANITVAHQLHFSRFTNMAR from the coding sequence GTGGCGGTGGTGGACGACCTGGGGCATCCAGATTCGGAGATGGACGGCCCTCCGACTGGGGAGGATTTCGGCCGGCAGCCGCCGCAGGACATGGCGGCCGAGCAGGCCGTCCTCGGCGGCATGCTGTTGAGCAAGGACGCGATCGCCGACGTGCTCGAGCGGTTGCGTCCCGGCGACTTCTACCGCCCGGCACACCAGAACGTCTACGACGCGATCCTCGATCTCTACGGCCGGGGTGAGCCTGCCGACGCGGTCACCGTGGCGGCCGAGTTGGACCGGCGCAGTCTGCTGCGCCGCATCGGCGGGGCGCCGTACCTGCACACGCTGATCTCCACCGTGCCCACTGCGGCCAATGCCGGTTTCTACGCCGGCATCGTGGCCGAGAAGGCGCTGCTGCGCCGGCTGGTGGAGGCCGGCACCCGAGTGGTCCAGTACGGCTACGCCGGGGCCGATGGCGCCGACGTCGCCGATGTGGTCGACCGGGCACAGGCCGAGATCTACGACGTGACCGAACGCCGTGCCTCGGAGGACTTCGTCGCGCTCGAAGATCTGCTGCAGCCCACCATGGACGAGATCGATGCCATCGCCTCGCAGGGCGGTATCTCGCGTGGTGTACCGACCGGGTTCACCGAATTCGACGAGATCACCAACGGACTGCACCCCGGGCAGATGATCATCATCGCGGCCCGTCCCGGTGTCGGGAAGTCCACGCTGGGACTGGATTTCATGCGGTCCTGCTCCATCAAGCACCGGATGGCCAGCGTCATCTTCTCGCTGGAAATGAGCAAGTCCGAGATCGTCATGCGACTGCTGTCGGCCGAGGCGAAAATCAAACTGGCCGATATGCGTTCGGGCCGGATGAGCGATGACGACTGGACCAAGTTGGCCCGTCGGATGAGCGAGATCAGCGAGGCGCCGCTCTACATCGACGACTCGCCGAACCTGACCATGATGGAGATCCGTGCCAAGGGGCGCCGGTTGGCCCAGAAGGCCGATCTGAAGCTGGTGGTCGTCGACTACATGCAGCTGATGAGCTCGGGCAAGAAGTATGAGTCGCGTCAGCAGGAAGTCTCGGACTTCTCCCGAAGCCTCAAGCTGATGGCCAAGGAGCTTGAAGTGCCGGTGATCGCGATCAGCCAGCTGAACCGCGGCCCCGAGCAACGCACCGACAAGCGTCCGCAGGTTTCGGACCTTCGTGAGTCGGGCTGCATGACGGCGAATACCCGGATCCTGCGTGCCGACACCGGCGCCGAGGTGACCTTCGGTGAGCTGATGGCGACCGGCGAGCGGCCGCTGGTGTGGTCGCTCGACGAGCACAAGAACATGGTCGCGCGCCCGATGACTAACGTGTTCCCGAGTGGACGCAAGGAAGTCTTCACGCTGCGCATGGCGTCCGGGCGCGAGGTGGAGGCCACCGCCAACCACCCGTTCCTGACGTTGGACGGCTGGGTTCCGTTGGGTGAGTTGGCGGTCGGCGATCGGTTGGCCACGCCGCGACGGGTACCCGAGCCGGTGCAGACCGAGCGGATGCACGACTCCGAGGTGATCATGTTGGCGCACATGATCGGTGACGGTTCATGCGTGAAGCGCCAACCGATCCGATACGCCAGCGTCGACCAGGCGAATCTGCTCGAGGTCGAGATCTCGGCGCTGCACTTCGGAGTGACGGCGGTGCGCGACGAGTACCCAGCGGCCGGCGTCACGACGCTGCGCCTGCCGGCGCCCTATCGGTTGACGCACGGCAAGCGGAATCCGATCGGGGCGTGGCTGGACAAGCTCGGGTTGTTCGGCAAGCGCAGCTACGAGAAGTTCGTTCCCAAAGAGGTTTTCGCGCTACCCAACGATCAGGTGGCGTTGTTCCTGCATCACCTGTGGGCGACGGATGGTTCGGTGCGTTGGGATGCCACGGCGGGGCAGGCGCGGATCTACTACGCCACGACGAGCCGGCAGCTCGCTGATGACGTGACCCAGTTGTTGTTGCGGGTCGGTGTGTATGCGCGGATCAAGCGTGCGAAGAAGGTGGGTTACCGCGACTGCTGGCATGTGCTCATCTACGGCGGGGACAACCAGCACCGATTCCTGGCGCACGTCGGTGTGCACGGTGAGCGCGGCGTCAAGGCACGTGAGGTGTTGGCGCATCTCGAAGGTGCCACCCGCAACCCGAATCGCGACACGGTGCCGAAGGAAGTTTGGCAGCAGGTGAAGTCAGCGTTGGTGCGCGAGGGGATGACGCACCGGCAATTCGCCGCAGCCATGGGCTCCAAGTTCTGCGGTTCGGCCATGTGGAAGCACGCGCCGAGCAGGTCGCGACTGCATCGGGCGGCCGCCGTGCTCAATGACCTCGAACTGCACCACCTGGCCCTCAACGATGTGTTCTGGGACGAGATCGTCGAGATCACCAGTATCGGTGAGCATGACGTGTACGACGGAACCGTTCCTGGAACGAGTAACTTTGTGGCACAGGGAATTACGGCTCACAATTCGCTCGAACAAGATGCGGACATGGTCCTGCTGTTGCATCGCCCCGACGCGATCGACCGGGAAGACCCGCGCGGTGGTGAAGCTGACATCATCCTCGGCAAGCACCGTAACGGCCCCACCGCGAATATCACTGTGGCACACCAGCTGCACTTCTCGCGGTTCACGAATATGGCGCGGTAG
- a CDS encoding TnsA-like heteromeric transposase endonuclease subunit, whose product MSWTIRMSGGAEEQWSWSERGAPILDQLGPVRTPRSSEHNRHIPVTAYSMTNARHLELESGLEHDLVRRVDRDPSVAWIVPQPFRLGWTEPKVGQHTPDLLTVHVDGRVTVWDARGADDQGSRFRVKAAITANECEAVGWRYQIFDGLGRIERLNLLWLHGFRRRPEWSDRYVSQIRLAVAGQPVPLGELFRLDDGSGGLKTVVWHLIWKGALSVDIRRPLTERTAVGLGREWAHV is encoded by the coding sequence GTGAGTTGGACGATCCGGATGTCCGGGGGAGCCGAGGAGCAGTGGTCGTGGTCCGAGCGAGGGGCGCCGATCCTCGATCAGCTTGGTCCGGTACGCACGCCGAGGTCGTCGGAACATAACCGCCATATCCCGGTGACGGCGTATTCGATGACTAACGCGCGTCACCTTGAGCTGGAGTCCGGCTTGGAGCACGATTTGGTGCGAAGAGTGGACCGCGATCCGTCTGTTGCGTGGATCGTGCCGCAGCCTTTCCGCCTGGGTTGGACGGAGCCCAAGGTTGGCCAGCACACGCCGGATCTGCTGACCGTGCATGTTGACGGTCGGGTCACCGTGTGGGATGCCCGCGGCGCCGACGATCAAGGCTCTCGGTTCCGCGTTAAGGCGGCGATCACGGCGAATGAATGTGAAGCGGTGGGCTGGCGCTATCAGATCTTTGATGGTCTCGGCAGGATTGAGCGTCTAAATTTGCTGTGGTTGCACGGTTTTCGCCGCAGACCTGAGTGGTCGGATCGGTACGTGTCGCAGATTCGATTGGCTGTGGCGGGGCAGCCCGTGCCCCTCGGTGAACTGTTCCGGCTCGATGACGGGTCAGGTGGGCTGAAAACGGTCGTCTGGCATCTCATCTGGAAGGGTGCCTTGTCGGTCGATATCAGGCGCCCGCTGACCGAGCGGACAGCGGTCGGGTTGGGCAGAGAGTGGGCGCATGTCTGA
- a CDS encoding DDE-type integrase/transposase/recombinase: MSDGRTLLVEGARILTEGGTAVVVSVASAGVTFRDSFGNVETVGWPDLTYARTIQDGQVAAVSEPLRPLWDALDDHARTVALNRLEVVQEILTGYRDGHRELARPGEPRSPFGEGFGASESRRCDAMAEVLAYERQSDRALQRRVRDGELQSVAPNPSTVRNWVRNWKRDGLVALIDGRHLRESASWDRIDERFRETAREVINTLDGDRSTVSINELDRRIRVRLIEDGQTDVVTPQRVTQAFLSMLKASKGSTTRSQRSRSLQKASGTQHYPAIRPGQVVAIDATRADNLVYDALTGRACSVEILTAIDVATRVVLALRVVPKSANGLDAGLLVYDVCRPFSLSVSGTSISDWRWVGLPEQLDVSDVALTVGRRRIAPDFTTLQGAHHIPSVAPDAVRCDHGSIFVSEHFRATLADLGIDLLLSRGKKPTDNPHVERWHETIQRALQQIPGYKGRNVSERGRLVADEPLLTARELQEHLRRFIALDYHRALHEGLRLGEEAEARFCPLEMWDVMVEATGRIDVPQRADLIYQFLPIRWATINHAGVELSNMVFDSPLLDPYREVAPGHFRAGDRAAPFYVDPHDLSRIWFRDLNSTLVQPIEWRGANRTDAPMTQMIVDAARQRIRDRGGNTILKRGSATRQILEELTELTKAPTTREWKAKWSAAARRVEQSKADHDEAQRAIDAPTDLRTVRQKRSPGLSDTRRQAWPNLLADD, encoded by the coding sequence ATGTCTGACGGCCGGACCCTGTTGGTCGAAGGCGCCCGAATTCTGACCGAAGGCGGGACTGCTGTTGTCGTTTCGGTGGCGTCCGCTGGCGTCACGTTCCGTGATTCGTTCGGCAATGTCGAAACGGTGGGCTGGCCCGACCTGACATATGCCCGGACTATTCAGGACGGCCAGGTGGCGGCGGTGTCCGAACCGTTGCGACCGCTGTGGGACGCGTTGGATGACCATGCCAGGACCGTGGCGCTGAATCGCCTGGAAGTTGTCCAGGAGATTCTGACTGGTTACCGCGATGGGCATCGCGAGTTGGCACGTCCGGGCGAACCGCGTTCGCCGTTCGGAGAAGGGTTCGGCGCCTCGGAATCACGTCGTTGCGACGCGATGGCGGAAGTGCTGGCCTATGAGCGGCAGTCGGACCGGGCCTTGCAGCGGCGTGTACGCGACGGCGAACTTCAGTCCGTGGCACCGAACCCGAGCACGGTAAGAAACTGGGTGCGCAATTGGAAGCGGGACGGACTGGTCGCGTTGATAGACGGCCGGCACCTTCGCGAAAGTGCCTCGTGGGACCGCATCGACGAGCGTTTTCGGGAGACGGCGAGGGAGGTGATCAATACCCTCGACGGCGACCGCTCGACGGTCTCGATCAACGAGCTCGATCGGCGCATTCGGGTCCGTCTCATCGAAGACGGACAGACCGACGTTGTGACGCCGCAGCGAGTGACCCAGGCGTTCCTGTCGATGTTGAAGGCGTCGAAGGGATCGACGACGCGTTCACAGCGAAGCCGCTCGCTGCAGAAGGCATCCGGTACCCAGCACTATCCGGCTATTCGCCCGGGCCAAGTAGTGGCCATTGACGCCACCCGGGCCGACAACCTCGTCTACGACGCACTTACCGGACGTGCGTGCAGCGTTGAGATTCTCACGGCGATCGACGTCGCGACCAGAGTGGTCCTGGCCTTGCGGGTCGTCCCCAAAAGCGCAAACGGGCTCGACGCAGGACTGTTGGTCTATGACGTGTGCCGGCCATTTTCGCTCTCGGTTAGCGGCACGTCGATCAGCGATTGGCGCTGGGTCGGCCTGCCTGAACAGCTCGACGTCTCCGACGTCGCACTAACGGTCGGCCGTCGGCGGATCGCGCCGGACTTCACGACCTTGCAGGGTGCCCATCATATTCCGTCGGTCGCGCCCGATGCCGTGCGGTGCGACCACGGCTCGATCTTTGTCTCGGAGCATTTCCGGGCAACATTGGCCGACCTTGGGATCGACTTGCTACTCAGTCGTGGGAAGAAGCCGACCGATAACCCGCACGTCGAACGGTGGCACGAAACAATTCAACGTGCCCTGCAACAGATTCCCGGATACAAGGGCCGCAATGTCTCCGAACGCGGCCGCCTGGTCGCCGACGAACCCTTGCTCACGGCCCGCGAGTTGCAGGAACACCTCCGGCGTTTCATTGCGTTGGACTACCACCGGGCGTTGCACGAGGGATTGCGACTGGGCGAGGAGGCCGAGGCCAGGTTCTGTCCGCTGGAGATGTGGGACGTCATGGTTGAGGCAACAGGACGAATCGACGTGCCACAACGAGCCGATCTGATCTACCAGTTCTTGCCGATCCGTTGGGCGACCATCAACCACGCTGGGGTTGAGCTGTCGAATATGGTCTTCGACTCCCCGCTGCTGGACCCGTACCGCGAGGTTGCGCCGGGGCACTTCCGTGCGGGGGACCGTGCGGCGCCGTTTTATGTCGACCCACATGACCTGTCCCGCATCTGGTTTCGCGACCTCAACTCCACGCTTGTCCAACCGATCGAGTGGCGAGGCGCAAACCGAACCGACGCACCGATGACGCAGATGATTGTCGACGCCGCACGTCAACGAATCCGGGACCGCGGCGGCAACACGATCCTCAAACGCGGATCGGCAACACGGCAGATTCTCGAGGAGCTGACCGAACTGACCAAGGCGCCAACGACGCGGGAGTGGAAGGCGAAATGGTCCGCGGCCGCCCGCCGGGTCGAGCAGTCCAAGGCCGACCACGACGAAGCGCAGCGCGCCATTGACGCCCCGACGGATTTGCGGACGGTCCGACAGAAGCGGTCGCCAGGGTTGTCGGACACCCGACGTCAGGCCTGGCCGAACCTCCTCGCGGACGACTGA